A single region of the Ascaphus truei isolate aAscTru1 chromosome 6, aAscTru1.hap1, whole genome shotgun sequence genome encodes:
- the LOC142498168 gene encoding chemerin-like receptor 1, translated as METSVHPVPFTVSSPETDVPEEDLENDILFDDIVHMMKVICIICFSITIILGIIGNGLVIWIAGFKMKKMVNTIWFLNLGVADFVFDIFLPLQITEIAMDGHWPFGQIMCKVIPTAIHLNMLVSVSFLMVISVDRCTSVLCPVWSKNHRTPRLASIISIVIWLLCLILSSPYLAFNDTGHDPFENISYCYTAYVSWNNGTTFDYHTWNLRDTAMSITQFVFMFLIPFIIILVCYGLIALRLRRSKRLSRSWRPFKVMISIVLCFFCCWFPLSLWPLLEIMDIEPGWIFYFIVFDISSCLAFFNSCLNPLLYVFIGRDFKETLKKSIPFLLENTFSERCNLDFEGQDDQTRVETELETFQP; from the coding sequence ATGGAGACTTCTGTTCATCCTGTTCCCTTCACCGTCAGTAGCCCTGAGACCGATGTTCCAGAGGAGGATCTGGAGAATGATATTCTGTTTGATGATATCGTGCACATGATGAAAGTAATATGCATAATTTGCTTCAGCATAACAATCATCCTAGGGATTATAGGAAATGGTTTGGTCATCTGGATTGCTGGTTTCAAGATGAAGAAGATGGTCAATACCATATGGTTTCTCAACCTGGGTGTGGCCGACTTTGTATTCGACATCTTCCTTCCACTTCAGATAACTGAGATTGCTATGGATGGTCACTGGCCCTTTGGTCAGATAATGTGCAAGGTCATCCCTACTGCAATTCATCTAAACATGCTCGTCAGTGTCTCTTTCTTAATGGTCATCAGTGTTGACCGTTGCACCTCTGTCCTTTGCCCGGTATGGTCAAAAAATCATAGGACACCCAGGTTAGCTTCAATCATTTCAATAGTTATCTGGCTGTTGTGTCTGATTCTCAGTTCCCCGTACCTCGCTTTCAATGATACTGGGCATGACCCTTTTGAGAATATCTCCTACTGTTATACTGCATATGTCTCCTGGAATAACGGGACCACATTTGACTATCACACATGGAATCTGAGAGATACTGCTATGTCCATCACTCAATTTGTGTTCATGTTCCTCATCCCTTTCATCATCATTCTGGTCTGTTATGGTCTCATCGCACTCAGGCTGAGGAGAAGTAAAAGACTTTCCAGGTCTTGGCGACCTTTCAAGGTTATGATTTCAATTGTACTTTGCTTCTTCTGCTGCTGGTTCCCCTTATCCCTCTGGCCTCTATTGGAAATCATGGACATTGAACCTGGCTGGATTTTCTATTTCATTGTGTTTGACATTTCCAGTTGCTTGGCTTTCTTCAACAGTTGCCTCAATCCCCTGCTCTATGTCTTTATCGGTCGTGACTTCAAGGAGACCTTAAAGAAGTCTATTCCATTTCTTCTGGAAAATACCTTTAGTGAGAGGTGTAACCTTGATTTTGAGGGTCAAGATGATCAGACCAGGGTTGAAACCGAACTGGAGACTTTCCAGCCATAA
- the LOC142498169 gene encoding LOW QUALITY PROTEIN: chemerin-like receptor 1 (The sequence of the model RefSeq protein was modified relative to this genomic sequence to represent the inferred CDS: inserted 1 base in 1 codon), translating into METPVPPVYPTNNITEDIFTYEDLETLLLKIFHIPNLYITCYSITFILGTIGNGLVIWIAGFKMKTVSAMWFLNLAMADFIFNIFLPFEITKYYMWYHWPFGQILCKVSITMLFLNMLASVSFLTVISIDHCVFILWPFWAKIHRTPRLASTIAVFIWVFSLIISAPNLAFYDVQHDITNNVSTCFPDYAVSSFDDETFDDNKWNLRNWAMIITRFVCMFVIPFTIXLVCYGPIVFKIRRIKRPTPSRRPFKVISAIVVCFFCCWFPYHICMIRNSIIGIDSEITVILYSISMILAYSNSCLNPILYVFLGKDFKERFRKSIPTMLENAFNERSDQSYKEGDDDADIKVELDASCVA; encoded by the exons ATGGAGACACCTGTTCCCCCTGTTTATCCCACCAACAACATCACGGAGGACATATTTACATATGAAGATCTGGAGACTTTGTTATTGAAAATATTTCACATACCAAACCTATACATCActtgttacagtatcacattcatCCTGGGGACTATAGGTAATGGTTTAGTCATCTGGATTGCCGGCTTCAAGATGAAGACAGTCAGTGCCATGTGGTTCCTCAACCTAGCCATGGCTGACTTTATATTTAATATCTTTCTTCCCTTTGAGATCACAAAGTATTATATGTGGTACCACTGGCCATTTGGCCAAATACTATGCAAGGTCAGCATCACCATGCTGTTCCTAAACATGCTTGCTAGTGTCTCTTTCTTAACGGTCATCAGCATTGACCACTGTGTTTTCATCCTGTGGCCTTTTTGGGCCAAAATACACCGGACTCCCAGGTTAGCGTCCACCATTGCAGTATTTATTTGGGTGTTCTCTCTGATAATCAGTGCCCCAAATCTGGCTTTTTATGATGTCCAGCATGACATCACTAACAATGTTTCTACTTGTTTTCCTGACTATGCAGTTTCTTCCTTTGATGATGAAACATTTGACGATAATAAATGGAATCTAAGGAACTGGGCTATGATTATTACAAGGTTTGTCTGCATGTTTGTGATCCCCTTTACCA TCCTGGTCTGTTATGGCCCCATAGTTTTCAAAATAAGAAGAATTAAAAGGCCTACTCCGTCTCGGCGACCTTTCAAGGTTATCAGTGCCATTGTGGTCTGCTTCTTTTGCTGCTGGTTTCCATATCACATATGCATGATTAGAAACTCCATAATTGGCATAGATTCCGAAATTACTGTTATACTTTACTCCATTTCTATGATATTGGCTTACTCCAACAGTTGCCTCAATCCCATCCTCTATGTCTTCTTGGGCAAAGACTTTAAGGAACGCTTTAGGAAGTCCATACCCACTATGCTGGAAAATGCCTTTAACGAGCGGTCGGACCAGTCCTACAAGGAAGGAGATGATGACGCTGATATTAAGGTGGAGCTGGATGCTTCCTGTGTAGCGTGA